A genomic stretch from Flavobacterium sp. KS-LB2 includes:
- a CDS encoding undecaprenyl-phosphate glucose phosphotransferase — protein sequence MSLLKDLAAYRFSRYFKLGFVLWDLLLLNGAIILSFLLRYEGLDRLHFKEVRTVSLLSNLLWIILLLHKDSYRIIRIERIETILIRMIRHISIHLSLIALFVTVLKYTDISRLRLFYFYLIFFLFLFVSRVAFMKFLKYIRAEGYNFKNVIIVGANDAGENIRKILSKDLTYGYRILGFFDDKVDPFAPISLPVLGGFDTIQDYISTNNVDEMYIALHIDQIKIIHQLTALCERYMVRIKFIPDFQQYTKSRKVEITFYENTPVLMLRKEPLEGSLNRLLKKIVDVCFSLGVIVLIFPWLFPILIILIKMDSPGPIFFRQKRSGRDNKEFWCLKFRTMRVNTAADKMQATLGDKRVTKLGAFMRRTNIDELPQFFNVLWGTMSVIGPRPHMLIHTEQYSELINNYLVRHYAKPGISGWAQVNGFRGETKELIEMKDRVDYDIWYIENWSLLLDFKIIYLTVFNVFKGEEKAY from the coding sequence ATGTCACTATTAAAAGACCTAGCCGCTTACCGTTTTTCCCGTTATTTTAAACTTGGCTTTGTGCTGTGGGATCTGTTGTTGTTAAACGGAGCTATTATTCTATCGTTTCTGCTTCGCTATGAGGGTTTAGACCGGCTTCATTTTAAAGAAGTCCGAACGGTTTCTTTATTATCTAACCTGCTATGGATTATTTTATTGCTACATAAAGATTCGTATCGAATCATTCGGATTGAGCGTATCGAGACAATTCTTATCCGCATGATCAGGCATATATCGATTCATTTATCGCTTATTGCCTTATTTGTGACGGTTTTGAAATATACTGACATATCGCGTTTGCGTTTGTTTTATTTTTATTTGATTTTTTTTCTTTTTCTCTTTGTTTCCCGTGTGGCGTTTATGAAATTTTTAAAGTACATCCGAGCCGAAGGATACAATTTTAAAAATGTAATTATAGTTGGTGCCAATGATGCAGGGGAGAATATTCGAAAGATTTTATCAAAAGACCTGACGTATGGGTATCGAATCCTCGGTTTTTTTGATGATAAAGTAGATCCATTTGCACCTATTTCCTTACCCGTATTAGGAGGATTTGATACTATTCAGGACTATATTAGCACTAATAATGTTGATGAGATGTATATTGCGTTACACATTGACCAGATTAAAATCATCCATCAATTGACTGCCCTATGTGAACGGTATATGGTACGTATTAAATTTATTCCTGATTTTCAGCAATATACCAAGTCTCGTAAGGTAGAAATCACTTTTTACGAAAATACGCCGGTATTGATGTTGCGTAAGGAACCTTTGGAGGGATCGCTTAATCGACTGTTGAAAAAAATAGTTGATGTTTGTTTTTCTCTTGGCGTTATTGTTCTGATTTTTCCGTGGTTGTTTCCCATACTGATTATCCTCATCAAAATGGATTCTCCGGGACCGATTTTTTTTAGGCAAAAGCGCTCAGGCAGGGATAATAAAGAATTTTGGTGTTTGAAATTCCGAACGATGCGGGTGAATACTGCTGCAGATAAGATGCAGGCGACCCTTGGGGACAAGAGAGTAACCAAACTAGGGGCCTTTATGCGCAGAACCAATATCGATGAATTACCGCAGTTTTTTAATGTATTATGGGGTACTATGTCCGTTATTGGACCGCGACCTCATATGTTAATTCATACCGAACAATACTCGGAATTAATCAATAATTATCTGGTGCGTCATTACGCCAAGCCTGGTATTTCGGGATGGGCACAGGTGAACGGTTTTCGTGGAGAAACGAAAGAACTGATTGAAATGAAAGACCGTGTGGATTATGATATCTGGTATATTGAAAACTGGAGTCTCCTTTTAGATTTTAAAATTATTTATCTTACCGTTTTTAATGTGTTTAAGGGGGAGGAGAAGGCTTATTAG
- a CDS encoding WecB/TagA/CpsF family glycosyltransferase, with protein MTNSIATVPLLDYSIYSGDLKECFRVGKTLINTINQYSFCIAEKDPAFKLALQQSDVLLPDGMAVVAAVQLLNGQKIKKIAGADIHQYLLDDLNKKAGSCFYLGSSESTLLKITTRLSNEFPNIKVGTFSPPYKSEFSASDNEQMLKVVNAYKPDVLFVGMTAPKQEKWSFAHKAQLDTTIICSIGAVFDFYAGTVERPSPFWIQLHLEWFIRLVKEPKRMWKRYLYYGPIFIQLIMREKFNRLTKS; from the coding sequence ATGACTAATTCAATTGCTACAGTTCCGTTACTAGACTATTCCATATACAGTGGTGATTTAAAAGAATGTTTTAGAGTTGGCAAAACGCTAATCAATACGATTAACCAATATTCCTTTTGTATTGCAGAGAAGGATCCTGCATTTAAACTTGCCTTGCAACAATCGGATGTTTTATTACCGGATGGTATGGCTGTAGTGGCGGCAGTTCAATTGTTGAATGGTCAGAAAATAAAAAAAATTGCCGGAGCTGATATTCATCAGTATCTTTTGGACGATTTGAATAAAAAAGCGGGTAGTTGTTTTTATTTGGGTTCTTCCGAGAGTACTTTGTTAAAAATTACCACACGACTATCTAATGAGTTTCCTAATATCAAAGTTGGGACTTTTTCGCCACCTTATAAGTCGGAGTTTTCGGCTAGTGATAACGAGCAAATGTTGAAAGTAGTCAATGCCTATAAACCCGATGTTTTGTTTGTAGGTATGACTGCACCTAAACAGGAGAAATGGAGTTTTGCCCATAAAGCACAATTAGACACCACAATTATTTGTTCCATTGGTGCCGTTTTTGATTTCTACGCTGGAACTGTTGAACGTCCTTCCCCTTTTTGGATCCAATTGCACTTGGAGTGGTTCATTCGTTTGGTAAAAGAACCTAAAAGGATGTGGAAAAGGTATTTGTATTATGGACCAATTTTTATTCAATTGATTATGAGGGAGAAATTTAATCGTTTAACAAAAAGTTGA
- a CDS encoding glycosyltransferase — translation MKILLIHTHYQLHGGEDAVVKQEIELLKHHHTVEVLWFQNQAGWKGALQFLCSIWNISSATTVRKKIQEFKPDVVHVHNWHFAMGPLVFREINRLGIPIVHTVHNYRLLCPSAILLHKGILFTNSLKESFPWTAVRNKVYRSSILQTFWLGFVIWFHKEIGTWEKIDAYVCLTPFAITLFQQSNFGVLKDRFTVKPNFTSAPKDFQPSEREQHFLFIGRLSEEKGIAVLLKAFKDSPFVLKIAGDGPLKELVLNLAKQSCNVIYLGNLTTEKVTEELQKTQALIFPSICYEMFGLVNIEAFANQTPVIASKIGAPQSLIIDSYNGFHFEPGNVNHLKEIITKFNALSIAEKKQMGSNAFRNYQDAYLPELQLGYFDAIYSKVLKKK, via the coding sequence ATGAAAATCCTCCTCATTCATACCCATTACCAATTACATGGCGGAGAAGATGCTGTTGTAAAGCAGGAGATAGAATTATTAAAGCATCATCATACTGTTGAAGTTCTCTGGTTTCAAAATCAGGCTGGTTGGAAAGGTGCGTTGCAATTTTTATGTTCTATCTGGAATATTAGTTCTGCTACAACAGTCAGAAAAAAAATTCAGGAATTCAAACCTGATGTAGTGCATGTGCACAATTGGCATTTTGCAATGGGTCCATTGGTTTTTAGGGAAATAAATCGATTAGGTATTCCCATTGTTCATACCGTTCACAATTACCGTTTGTTATGCCCTTCTGCTATTCTTTTACACAAGGGAATTTTGTTTACAAACAGTTTGAAAGAATCATTTCCTTGGACTGCGGTACGCAATAAGGTATATCGTTCATCAATTTTGCAAACTTTTTGGCTTGGTTTTGTGATTTGGTTTCATAAGGAGATTGGTACCTGGGAAAAAATAGATGCCTATGTGTGTTTGACTCCTTTTGCTATTACTCTTTTTCAACAATCGAATTTTGGAGTTTTGAAAGATCGTTTTACCGTTAAACCTAATTTTACTTCTGCGCCAAAAGATTTTCAGCCTAGCGAACGTGAACAGCATTTTTTGTTCATTGGTCGTTTATCTGAAGAAAAGGGAATAGCAGTTTTATTGAAAGCTTTTAAAGATTCGCCATTTGTATTAAAAATTGCTGGTGATGGACCACTGAAAGAATTAGTGTTAAATTTGGCAAAACAATCATGTAATGTAATTTATTTGGGTAATTTGACCACTGAAAAAGTCACCGAAGAATTGCAAAAAACGCAGGCTTTAATTTTTCCTTCTATATGTTATGAAATGTTTGGTTTGGTAAATATAGAAGCATTTGCAAATCAGACGCCAGTCATCGCCTCTAAAATTGGAGCTCCTCAATCATTAATAATCGATAGTTACAATGGATTTCATTTTGAACCTGGAAATGTGAATCATTTAAAAGAGATTATTACTAAATTCAATGCTCTATCTATTGCCGAGAAAAAACAAATGGGTTCTAATGCTTTTCGAAATTATCAGGATGCGTATTTACCTGAATTGCAACTAGGATATTTTGATGCTATTTATAGTAAAGTTTTAAAAAAGAAATAA
- a CDS encoding glycosyltransferase: MRVLLSAYACEPNRGSEPGVGWNWALEVAKRGHKTIVITRLNNKQIIESVILNDLNIQFIYYDLPVKLMWLKKVFGVHVYYFLWQIGIYFNVKKKLYLLQPDIIHHITFVAIRKYSFLGFLGVPFYYGPLGGGESCSATLLRGLPVRYRLKENLRNSLNAFVKWNPISRIIFNQSRKIFCTTNESAAYLSHSFKNKIHSFPAIGITNENVILNKTSLNGNLKILYVGQFIYWKGIQMALDALSLLKTENNNFTLTLVGKGEFEPFLRKKIKRLGLSENIIWINWLPQEQLKELYQNNDLFMFPSLHDSGGMVVLEAMINVLPVLSFNMGGPGYFNNNDIGWVLDVNNKTYQNVVNEMALKLNSISKNSKEIVIKSQKCKEYISHYSWEQTVSQVYNIIENDFQNVNN, from the coding sequence ATGAGAGTATTATTATCTGCATACGCATGCGAACCCAATCGAGGATCAGAACCTGGGGTGGGGTGGAACTGGGCTTTAGAGGTAGCAAAACGAGGGCACAAGACTATAGTGATTACACGATTGAATAACAAACAAATAATAGAATCAGTTATTCTAAATGATTTAAATATTCAATTTATTTATTATGATCTTCCGGTAAAATTGATGTGGCTAAAAAAAGTGTTTGGAGTTCATGTTTATTATTTTTTATGGCAAATCGGAATATATTTTAATGTCAAAAAAAAACTTTATCTATTACAACCAGATATTATTCACCACATAACATTTGTAGCAATACGCAAATATAGTTTTCTAGGTTTTTTGGGAGTACCATTCTATTATGGGCCTCTTGGAGGCGGAGAATCTTGCTCTGCAACTCTTCTACGAGGACTACCAGTACGTTACAGATTAAAAGAAAATTTAAGAAACAGTTTGAATGCTTTTGTCAAATGGAATCCTATTTCAAGAATCATTTTTAATCAATCCAGAAAAATTTTTTGTACTACAAATGAATCGGCTGCGTACTTGTCACATTCATTTAAAAATAAAATTCATTCTTTTCCTGCAATTGGTATTACTAATGAAAATGTAATTTTAAATAAAACTTCATTAAACGGAAATTTAAAAATTCTATATGTTGGCCAATTTATTTATTGGAAAGGGATTCAAATGGCACTTGATGCTTTATCACTACTAAAAACGGAAAATAATAATTTTACTTTAACTTTAGTTGGCAAAGGAGAGTTTGAGCCTTTTTTAAGAAAAAAAATAAAGCGCTTAGGCTTGTCAGAAAATATTATATGGATTAATTGGTTGCCACAAGAACAACTAAAAGAATTATATCAAAATAATGATCTTTTTATGTTTCCTAGTTTACATGACAGCGGTGGGATGGTCGTGTTAGAAGCAATGATCAATGTTCTCCCAGTTTTGAGTTTTAATATGGGTGGACCTGGATATTTTAATAATAATGATATTGGTTGGGTATTAGATGTAAATAATAAAACGTATCAAAATGTTGTTAATGAAATGGCATTGAAATTGAATTCCATTTCAAAGAACTCAAAGGAAATCGTTATTAAATCGCAGAAATGTAAGGAATATATTAGTCACTACTCATGGGAACAAACTGTGAGTCAAGTTTATAATATCATTGAGAATGATTTTCAAAATGTAAATAATTAA
- a CDS encoding phosphotransferase, with the protein MTNNKFVYFPPGRKEYFFSVNLMEKSRGVDFLYSPFSVSTKLFWNLLLNSNFFRSFFTCDQKSMPSSIQTILKLLDSNNAAFQIKIGTEGPDQKTTLIKYSKKDITFFKIGNTKRGIELINNEYAILNELNGKFNAPKVKNFYLKEGVQFMETDYIIAQKIKSTTINESIFLYLLNIASRNVDSNESITTSFNHGDCCPWNLLQQGESNVLLIDWELAGKYVLGYDLFTYVFQTAFLLTPNISNRQILEDNMVWIQRFFDNFDIEDIKQYLSCFVIAKLEDEKRKGKVSKLTKKYLQLHQDLPNLQL; encoded by the coding sequence ATGACAAATAATAAGTTTGTGTATTTTCCACCAGGAAGAAAAGAGTATTTTTTTTCAGTAAATTTAATGGAAAAAAGCAGGGGCGTTGATTTTCTTTATTCTCCTTTTTCTGTTTCAACAAAATTATTTTGGAACCTATTATTGAATTCCAATTTTTTTAGATCATTTTTCACATGTGATCAAAAGTCTATGCCGTCTTCTATTCAGACAATCTTAAAACTTTTAGATTCGAATAATGCAGCATTTCAAATTAAAATAGGTACAGAAGGACCTGACCAGAAAACAACTTTGATTAAGTATTCAAAAAAAGATATAACTTTCTTTAAGATAGGTAATACCAAACGAGGTATTGAATTGATTAACAATGAATATGCCATTTTGAATGAATTAAATGGTAAATTCAATGCACCGAAAGTAAAAAATTTTTACTTAAAAGAGGGGGTTCAATTTATGGAAACGGACTATATTATTGCTCAAAAAATTAAGTCAACCACTATAAATGAATCTATTTTTTTATACCTATTAAACATAGCGTCACGAAATGTCGATTCAAATGAAAGTATTACTACAAGTTTCAATCACGGCGATTGCTGTCCATGGAATTTATTACAGCAAGGCGAAAGTAATGTTTTACTAATAGATTGGGAATTAGCAGGAAAATATGTTCTTGGATACGATTTGTTTACCTATGTTTTTCAAACTGCTTTTCTTTTAACTCCAAACATATCAAATAGACAGATTTTGGAAGATAATATGGTTTGGATTCAACGTTTCTTTGACAACTTTGATATAGAAGACATAAAACAATATTTGAGTTGTTTTGTAATAGCTAAATTAGAAGATGAAAAAAGAAAGGGTAAAGTTTCGAAATTGACTAAAAAATACCTTCAATTACATCAAGACCTTCCTAATTTACAATTATGA
- a CDS encoding acyltransferase: MKKIYLLLYYMFAKYLPMQPFPGYKLFYKLRYFLVKRIILECGKNVIVKNKCYFGNGSKLKVGDYSQIGQNSRISGPVTLGSHIMMGPDVVIMAVTHDISDMTKPMVDPSNPSIENPIFIGNNVWIGTRVIILPGVSVGSNSVIGSGAVVTKSFPENSVIGGVPAKLIKKRE; this comes from the coding sequence ATGAAAAAAATATACCTCTTACTTTATTACATGTTTGCTAAGTATTTGCCGATGCAACCATTTCCTGGATACAAACTATTCTATAAACTCCGTTACTTTTTAGTAAAAAGAATTATTTTAGAATGTGGTAAAAATGTGATTGTTAAGAATAAATGTTATTTTGGTAATGGCTCAAAATTGAAAGTTGGTGATTATTCACAAATAGGCCAGAATTCAAGAATATCGGGGCCCGTAACCCTTGGTTCTCATATTATGATGGGGCCGGATGTTGTGATTATGGCTGTTACACATGATATTTCTGATATGACAAAACCGATGGTTGACCCTAGCAATCCATCTATTGAGAACCCTATTTTTATTGGAAATAATGTATGGATTGGAACTCGTGTAATTATTTTACCAGGGGTTTCCGTTGGAAGTAATTCTGTAATCGGATCTGGAGCAGTAGTTACGAAATCATTTCCGGAGAATAGTGTAATTGGAGGTGTTCCTGCTAAATTAATTAAAAAAAGAGAATAA
- a CDS encoding glycosyltransferase family 2 protein, with protein MNSNQSPLISIVTVVYNGSKTLEQTIQSVINQSHTNIEYIIIDGGSTDGTIDIIQKYEKEISFWISEPDKGLYDAMNKGISYAKGELIGMINSDDWYEPNAVELIVKSYIENPSKRIFHGDRFDILEDGTRIVKRFHPSSFKFIYYGMTYNHPSMFVHKEVYKNELYNINLRALSDYEFVLKQYLREPNNFIYLPEAYVNYRLDGISGNMSILSALDEGFKARRFAGLNIFQNSFSASLRFLRVTIFKSL; from the coding sequence ATGAACTCTAATCAATCACCTCTAATAAGTATAGTTACCGTCGTTTACAATGGTTCAAAGACACTTGAACAAACTATTCAAAGTGTAATTAATCAATCACATACGAATATTGAGTATATTATTATTGATGGAGGTTCAACAGACGGAACAATTGATATTATACAAAAATATGAAAAGGAGATATCTTTTTGGATTAGTGAGCCAGATAAAGGTCTTTATGATGCTATGAATAAAGGAATTTCATATGCCAAGGGAGAGTTAATTGGTATGATTAATAGCGATGATTGGTATGAACCAAATGCTGTTGAATTGATAGTTAAATCCTATATTGAAAATCCAAGCAAACGTATTTTCCATGGTGATCGATTTGATATTCTTGAAGATGGTACTAGAATAGTCAAAAGGTTTCATCCCTCAAGTTTTAAATTTATTTACTATGGAATGACTTATAACCACCCTTCTATGTTTGTCCATAAAGAAGTTTATAAAAATGAATTATATAACATAAATCTTCGTGCATTATCTGATTACGAGTTTGTTTTAAAACAATATTTAAGAGAACCTAATAATTTTATATATCTACCTGAAGCGTATGTTAACTATAGACTGGATGGAATAAGTGGAAACATGAGTATTTTATCGGCTTTAGATGAAGGCTTTAAGGCAAGGAGATTTGCAGGGTTAAACATTTTTCAAAATTCATTCTCAGCGTCATTGAGATTTTTGCGCGTAACTATTTTTAAGTCATTGTAA
- a CDS encoding glycosyltransferase: MELSIIIPVYNVEKYIRRCLDSIYNQNIPYESFEVIIVNDGTPDKSMEVVHEYLNLHKNMKIINQENQGLSIARNNGLAATEGKYVWFIDSDDWICEDSIKCLFGYLNKQYNLIATNLYYTYDNPVNNRFEREINKDLLLCSKDYISNYSVGASQRFIIKRDLLVRFQLKFYPGILHEDAEFNLKLVYYAKQVYLLKRPLYFYYQGNANSIMSSWKLKNSEDMYKVYRLLTVFWKEKVVNDLKLTCRIYSFKVLLTSLDLKNDLEFKLFYTKIKKEIKKEALYLLFSKNVTLKRRFIFFTCSISPYFFNIIRQKIEKVRA; this comes from the coding sequence ATGGAGCTCTCAATTATAATACCCGTCTATAATGTTGAAAAATACATTAGACGTTGCTTAGATAGTATTTACAATCAAAATATTCCTTATGAAAGTTTTGAAGTTATTATAGTAAATGACGGAACTCCAGACAAGAGTATGGAAGTTGTTCATGAGTATTTAAATCTTCATAAAAACATGAAGATAATCAATCAGGAAAACCAAGGGTTAAGTATTGCAAGAAATAATGGATTAGCAGCAACGGAGGGTAAATATGTGTGGTTTATAGATAGCGATGATTGGATATGTGAAGATAGTATAAAATGTTTATTTGGGTATCTTAATAAACAATACAATCTAATTGCCACCAATTTATATTATACATATGACAATCCTGTTAATAACCGCTTTGAAAGAGAAATCAATAAGGATTTGCTTTTGTGTTCAAAGGATTATATATCAAATTATTCTGTTGGGGCAAGTCAACGTTTTATTATAAAAAGAGATCTCTTAGTCAGATTTCAATTGAAATTTTATCCTGGTATTTTACATGAAGACGCTGAATTTAATTTGAAATTAGTTTACTATGCTAAACAAGTATATTTACTTAAAAGACCTTTATACTTTTATTACCAAGGTAATGCAAACTCTATAATGTCCTCATGGAAATTAAAAAATTCTGAAGACATGTATAAGGTTTATAGATTGTTGACAGTTTTTTGGAAAGAAAAAGTGGTAAATGATTTAAAGTTAACTTGCAGGATTTATTCGTTCAAAGTATTGCTTACTTCTTTAGATCTAAAAAATGATTTGGAATTCAAATTGTTTTATACAAAAATCAAGAAAGAGATTAAAAAAGAGGCTTTGTATTTGCTTTTTTCAAAAAATGTAACTCTCAAACGTAGATTTATTTTTTTTACTTGCAGTATTTCTCCCTATTTCTTTAATATTATCAGACAAAAAATTGAAAAAGTTCGTGCGTAA
- a CDS encoding glycosyltransferase family 4 protein has product MTVGFFLRNKGFSDIDTSTVLEANPGIGGSEYEILCISCLLSLRDNDIDVILYVEEEGFFPDIYYRVVKDLENCVNNCSEDNVEILVVDYKHHVKDIIDKSNNSLKYFIWAHNFVTYKDLKYFASKKNVVRLVHVSKESLDLYRDHKSIYKSICIYNGVPVKEAKFYLDKFNPNEERKNKVVYLGSLVRVKGFHLLAKAWKEILSEIPDAQLYVIGNGKLYDRSSKLGKYGIAEESYENKFIDFVTDKNKNILPSVHFLGTMGIEKIDILRDCKVGVPNPSGNTETFGIGAVEMQLMGCQIVTIKCPGYIDTVHPSNFLYHDERELASFIIKSLKREKGNNEYFDIYKFINNNFSFENIINKWEFELTNHKENLDINSDLKNNFHLKQLKEKLRRSKAIFPFMEMVPPIELIWNFKKKIIGKFFKK; this is encoded by the coding sequence ATGACTGTTGGTTTTTTTTTAAGAAACAAAGGTTTCTCTGATATAGATACATCAACTGTATTAGAAGCAAATCCTGGAATTGGTGGATCTGAATATGAAATCTTGTGTATCTCGTGTTTACTTTCTTTGCGTGATAATGATATTGATGTTATTTTATATGTTGAAGAAGAAGGCTTTTTTCCTGATATATATTATAGAGTTGTTAAGGATTTAGAAAACTGCGTAAATAATTGTTCAGAAGACAATGTTGAGATATTAGTTGTTGATTATAAACATCATGTAAAAGACATTATTGACAAATCAAATAACAGTCTTAAATACTTTATTTGGGCTCATAATTTTGTGACTTATAAAGATTTGAAATATTTTGCTTCAAAAAAGAATGTTGTAAGATTAGTGCATGTTAGTAAAGAATCCCTCGATTTATATCGGGATCATAAATCTATTTATAAGTCAATATGTATTTATAACGGAGTACCAGTAAAGGAAGCGAAATTTTATTTGGACAAATTTAATCCAAACGAAGAGAGAAAAAATAAGGTTGTATATTTAGGTAGTTTAGTTAGAGTAAAAGGGTTTCATTTGCTAGCTAAAGCTTGGAAAGAAATTTTAAGCGAAATTCCAGATGCACAACTTTATGTTATCGGAAATGGTAAATTATACGATAGGTCTAGTAAGTTGGGTAAGTATGGAATAGCTGAAGAAAGCTACGAGAATAAATTTATTGATTTTGTCACTGATAAAAATAAAAATATATTACCATCAGTACACTTCTTAGGAACAATGGGAATTGAGAAAATTGACATCCTAAGAGATTGTAAAGTTGGTGTTCCAAATCCCTCAGGAAACACAGAAACATTTGGTATAGGTGCTGTAGAGATGCAACTTATGGGTTGTCAGATCGTTACAATTAAATGCCCGGGTTATATTGATACTGTACATCCTTCTAATTTTCTGTATCATGATGAACGAGAATTAGCAAGTTTCATAATTAAATCTCTTAAGAGAGAAAAAGGGAATAATGAATATTTTGATATATATAAATTTATAAACAATAATTTTTCATTTGAAAATATTATAAATAAATGGGAATTTGAGTTGACTAACCATAAAGAGAATTTAGATATAAATTCAGACCTAAAAAATAATTTTCATTTAAAGCAGCTGAAAGAAAAATTAAGAAGAAGTAAAGCAATATTCCCTTTTATGGAAATGGTTCCTCCGATAGAATTAATTTGGAATTTTAAAAAAAAAATTATTGGTAAATTTTTTAAGAAATGA
- a CDS encoding lipopolysaccharide biosynthesis protein yields the protein MSNNNRIAKNTFLLYIRMFFVMAISFYTSRLVLMYLGVEDFGIYNVVGGIVSTFSFLNGAMASSTQRYLTFELEAGDNEKLRVVFSISLFIHVIIGLSILILGETIGLWFLNTQMNIPDNRFMAAVWVYQFAILNMIVLIISVPYYAMIIAHEKMKVFTYISVAEVFFKLLIVVLLAYSSFDNLILYSFLYFIVQFAIRFIYIIYCKKNFQGTEIKRFKYDATLIKEMTSFAGWNLLSNFSYITFSQGINILLNIFFGPVVNAARGIATMVQGVISQFTVNFQMAINPQITKSYASKNFQYMYSLIFRSSKFTFFLLYVLCVPVFLETNIILDIWLKDVPLYTVVFLRLILITSIFDAISNPIIISAMATGKVKMFEIIVSSIFLLILPSSYLILKLGGEPYTVFIVHIFFEIIAYIARLIIIRKLIDLSIREYVFKVIFKCLFVIALSIPLPLYLKFTLSDHLYSFFVVSGVSVISSIIVIYFVGLDFSEKKFVKTTIIDLKRFIK from the coding sequence ATGTCTAATAACAATAGGATAGCTAAAAATACATTTCTACTTTACATTAGGATGTTTTTTGTAATGGCCATTTCATTTTATACTAGTAGGTTAGTATTAATGTATCTGGGAGTAGAGGATTTTGGTATATATAATGTTGTTGGGGGCATAGTATCCACTTTTTCATTTTTAAATGGAGCAATGGCTTCTTCTACGCAAAGATATTTAACCTTTGAATTAGAAGCAGGAGATAATGAAAAACTAAGAGTTGTGTTTTCTATAAGTTTATTTATTCATGTAATAATTGGATTAAGTATTCTAATTTTAGGTGAAACAATTGGGTTATGGTTTCTTAATACACAAATGAATATCCCTGACAATAGATTTATGGCCGCAGTTTGGGTATATCAATTTGCAATCTTAAATATGATTGTATTAATAATTAGTGTGCCATATTATGCGATGATTATTGCACACGAAAAAATGAAAGTATTTACATACATTTCTGTTGCTGAGGTGTTTTTCAAACTTCTTATTGTAGTATTATTAGCTTATTCATCATTTGATAATTTAATTTTATATTCTTTCTTGTACTTTATAGTTCAATTTGCTATTCGTTTTATTTACATTATTTATTGTAAGAAAAATTTTCAAGGTACAGAAATCAAAAGATTTAAATATGATGCGACTTTAATTAAAGAAATGACCTCTTTTGCAGGATGGAATCTATTGAGCAACTTTTCTTATATTACTTTTTCTCAAGGTATTAATATATTGTTAAATATTTTCTTCGGTCCGGTTGTAAATGCCGCTAGGGGTATTGCAACAATGGTACAAGGTGTTATTAGTCAGTTTACCGTGAATTTTCAGATGGCAATTAATCCACAAATAACTAAATCATATGCTTCTAAAAATTTTCAATACATGTATAGTTTAATATTTAGAAGTTCTAAGTTTACTTTCTTTCTATTATATGTACTTTGTGTTCCTGTGTTTTTAGAAACTAACATTATTTTAGATATCTGGTTAAAAGATGTGCCTTTATATACAGTTGTTTTTTTAAGATTAATACTTATTACATCAATATTTGACGCAATTTCTAATCCGATAATTATTTCTGCAATGGCTACTGGAAAAGTTAAAATGTTTGAAATAATTGTTTCCAGTATTTTTTTATTAATATTACCTTCATCTTATTTAATCCTAAAATTAGGAGGAGAACCTTATACAGTTTTTATAGTTCATATTTTCTTTGAAATAATTGCATATATAGCGAGACTAATAATTATTAGAAAATTAATCGATCTTTCCATAAGAGAGTATGTGTTTAAAGTAATATTTAAATGTTTATTTGTAATTGCTTTATCTATTCCTTTACCATTATATCTTAAGTTTACATTAAGTGATCATTTATATTCATTTTTCGTTGTTAGTGGTGTTTCTGTTATATCATCAATAATTGTAATTTATTTTGTTGGATTAGATTTTTCAGAGAAAAAATTTGTGAAAACTACGATAATAGATTTGAAGAGGTTTATAAAATAA